The following proteins come from a genomic window of Panicum hallii strain FIL2 chromosome 8, PHallii_v3.1, whole genome shotgun sequence:
- the LOC112901966 gene encoding caldesmon-like, whose amino-acid sequence MALSSSRPHHLLRPLVRGFHASAQALARAEPHEFSKPSGYLGSWEPAGEPREAWAQLDRLRKGYARDVRQLRREYAYEVQLMEAERQRKAEARAEAARVANEERKAAKAAAAQTRAAERRAFEEDFRQALMKERAEKLESWRKKEKLREQKKAEQKELLRKKSSMWLSEDKLEDQILDAIKNTTPL is encoded by the exons ATGGCGCTCTCCTCCTCCCGGCCGCACCACCTCCTGCGCCCGCTCGTCCGCGGCTTCCACGCCTCCGCGCAGGCCCTGGCGCGGGCGGAGCCGCACGAGTTCTCTAAGCCTAGCGGCTACCTGGGCAGCTGGGAGCCCGCGGGGGAGCCCCGTGAGGCGTGGGCGCAGCTGGACCGGCTGCGCAAGGGGTACGCGCGCGACGTGCGGCAGCTGCGGCGGGAGTACGCGTACGAGGTGCAGCTGATGGAGGCGGAGCGGCAGCGGAAGGCGGAGGCGCGCGCGGAGGCCGCCCGCGTCGCCAACGAGGAGCGCAAGGCAGccaaggccgccgccgcgcagacgcgcgcggccgagcggcgcgcgTTCGAGGAGGACTTCCGCCAGGCCCTT ATGAAAGAAAGAGCTGAGAAGCTGGAGAGCTGGCGGAAAAAGGAGAAGCTTCGGGAGCAGAAGAAGGCGGAGCAGAAGGAGCTCCTGCGTAAGAAGAGCAGCATGTGGCTTTCTGAAGATAAACTTGAAGATCAAATACTCGATGCTATCAAGAACACCACTCCTCTATAA